The Primulina tabacum isolate GXHZ01 chromosome 16, ASM2559414v2, whole genome shotgun sequence genome window below encodes:
- the LOC142529778 gene encoding gibberellin 2-beta-dioxygenase 6-like has translation MVVPVPINHDHAPTCVNGTINNSIPVIDMREERSALCGLMVKACEELGFFQVKNHGVSSDVISRVEDEGKKFFSRPGSEKLRAGPATPFGYGSKNIGFNGDKGDLEYLLLEANPRSVSLRSKSIAPSDSKIFSNAMNDYIAGVRKLACDILDILAQGLLPMQAYYEEGINLSNLIQDANSDSCFRINHYPTISSSSPRIGFGEHSDPQILTILRSNEVGGLQILSRDGISWIPVPPDSDKFCVFIGDAFHALTNGRFVSVRHRAELAPKMSKPRMSIMYFAAPPLEALMSPLPQLVSFENPSKYRPFTWGEYKKTVYSLKLADDRLDLFKNTNQ, from the exons ATGGTGGTGCCTGTTCCGATAAACCACGACCATGCTCCGACGTGCGTGAATGGAACTATAAATAACAGCATTCCAGTTATAGATATGAGGGAGGAAAGGTCTGCTCTGTGCGGATTAATGGTCAAAGCATGCGAGGAACTAGGGTTTTTCCAAGTGAAAAACCATGGAGTTTCGAGTGATGTCATCTCCAGAGTTGAAGATGAAGGGAAGAAGTTCTTCTCCAGACCTGGGTCGGAGAAACTGCGGGCGGGTCCGGCGACGCCCTTCGGTTATGGTTCCAAGAATATCGGGTTCAACGGGGATAAGGGAGACCTTGAGTATCTGCTCCTCGAAGCCAATCCTCGTTCTGTTTCTCTGAGATCGAAATCCATCGCTCCTTCTGATTCTAAAATCTTCAG TAATGCTATGAATGATTACATAGCAGGCGTGAGGAAGCTGGCATGTGATATTCTTGATATATTAGCGCAAGGCCTATTACCCATGCAAGCTTATTATGAAGAGGGCATTAATCTTAGTAACCTCATTCAAGATGCAAACAGTGACTCCTGCTTTAGGATCAACCACTATCCTACAATTAGTTCTTCTTCTCCAAGAATTGGATTTGGAGAGCATTCAGACCCTCAAATCCTCACCATATTGCGAAGCAACGAGGTAGGGGGACTCCAGATATTGTCCCGCGATGGCATCTCTTGGATACCGGTTCCTCCTGACTCCGATAAATTTTGTGTATTCATAGGCGATGCTTTTCACGCTCTGACGAACGGGAGATTCGTGAGCGTAAGACATAGGGCGGAGCTAGCGCCAAAGATGAGCAAACCTCGAATGTCGATCATGTATTTCGCGGCGCCACCCCTTGAAGCACTCATGTCTCCTCTTCCCCAACTAGTCTCATTTGAAAACCCTAGTAAATACAGGCCTTTTACATGGGGGGAGTACAAGAAGACTGTATATTCATTGAAGTTGGCTGATGATCGACTCGATCTCTTTAAAAACACCAATCAATAa
- the LOC142529985 gene encoding long chain acyl-CoA synthetase 1-like, which translates to MKKFAVKVEEGREGRDGKPSVGPVYRNLLAEDAFPSIDPDMSTAWQIFRTSFEKYPDNRMLGWRELVEGKWGPYKWKTYKEAYEETLLVGSALRAHGIEPGARVGIYGANCPQWIVAMEACNAHSLICVPLYDTLGAGAVNYIIDHAELDIVFVQDKKVKQLLSPECTSAQRIKFIVCFSSLTEEQRDGAAAIDIKPYSWTEFLAVGKEKPSDIFPPKPSDTCTIMYTSGTSGDPKGVILTHENIVTCISGVEKFMEQFEDKMTVDDVYISFLPLAHILDRMIEEFFFYKGASVGYYHGEINEIRDDLAELKPTFLAGVPRVFERVHEGVLKAVEELNPRRRKIFSWLYKYKLFWMNRGYKQKDASPLADLLAFGKVKNRLGGRIRLIVSGGAPLSTEIEEFLRVTSCAFVVQGYGLTESCGLATLGFPDEMCMIGTVGSSFMYTEIRLKEVPEMGYDPLADPSRGEICIKGKSAFAGYYKNPELTQEVVQDGWFHTGDIGELSPNGVIRIIDRKKNLIKLSQGEYVAVEYLEKVYGITPVVEDIWVYGDSFKSKLVAVVVPNEDNTMKWGKQNGHKDSSFVELCSLNQLKDHIILELKSTADRNKLRGFEYIKEIIVEPELFELSEKELVTATLKKRRDRMLKNYKAEIDGLYQMLNGAK; encoded by the exons ATGAAGAAATTCGCGGTCAAGGTGGAAGAAGGAAGGGAAGGCCGAGATGGGAAGCCATCCGTTGGTCCTGTGTACCGTAATCTACTGGCAGAAGATGCGTTTCCGTCGATTGATCCTGACATGTCCACCGCTTGGCAAATTTTCAG AACTTCCTTCGAAAAGTACCCTGACAATAGAATGCTGGGATGGCGTGAGTTGGTCGAGGGGAAG TGGGGTCCTTATAAGTGGAAGACATACAAAGAAGCGTACGAGGAGACTCTGCTCGTTGGTTCGGCACTGCGAGCACATGGCATTGAACCT GGAGCTCGAGTTGGAATTTATGGTGCGAATTGTCCTCAGTGGATTGTGGCAATGGAG GCCTGCAATGCTCACAGCTTAATTTGTGTTCCTCTCTACGACACTCTTG GCGCTGGAGCAGTGAATTACATAATAGATCATGCTGAGCTTGATATTGTTTTCGTTCAAGATAAGAAAGTGAAACAA CTACTGAGCCCTGAATGCACTAGTGCTCAAAGGATAAAAT TTATTGTGTGCTTCTCTTCACTGACTGAAGAACAGCGGGATGGAGCGGCCGCTATTGACATCAAACCTTACTCTTGGACCGAATTTCTTGCTGTG GGAAAAGAAAAGCCATCTGACATTTTTCCACCAAAGCCATCCGATACATGTACGATTATGTATACAAGTGGAACCAGTGGAGATCCAAAGGGTGTAATTTTGACCCACGAAAACATTGTAACATGCATTAGTGGGGTCGAAAAATTCATGGAGCAATTCGAAGACAAG ATGACAGTGGACGATGTGTATATATCTTTCCTACCCCTTGCTCACATTCTTGATCGCATGATTGAAGAATTCTTCTTCTACAAGGGTGCTTCGGTCGGATACTATCATGGG GAAATCAACGAAATAAGGGACGATTTGGCGGAGTTGAAACCAACATTTTTGGCAGGAGTACCTCGAGTTTTTGAAAGAGTGCATGAAG GGGTCCTCAAAGCGGTTGAAGAGCTCAACCCTAGGAGGAGAAAGATTTTCAGCTGGCTTTACAAATA CAAACTCTTTTGGATGAATCGCGGGTACAAACAGAAAGATGCATCACCACTGGCAGATCTACTTGCTTTTGGAAAG GTCAAAAACAGGTTAGGTGGAAGGATTCGGCTCATAGTATCCGGGGGCGCGCCATTGAGCACTGAGATAGAAGAATTCCTGCGGGTTACGTCCTGTGCTTTTGTGGTACAAGGATAtg GGTTGACAGAGAGTTGTGGATTGGCAACGTTGGGGTTCCCAGATGAGATGTGCATGATTGGAACAGTTGGCTCTTCTTTCATGTATACCGAAATCCGTCTGAAGGAAGTTCCAGAGATGGGTTACGATCCACTTGCTGATCCTTCTCGTGGTGAAATATGCATCAAAGGGAAATCAGCTTTTGCAGGATACTACAAGAATCCAGAGTTGACTCAAGAAGTTGTGCAAGATGGATGGTTCCATACAG GTGACATTGGAGAGTTGTCACCCAATGGAGTCATTAGAATTATCGACAGGAAGAAGAATCTAATCAAGCTATCTCAGGGAGAGTACGTTGCGGTCGAATATCTTGAAAAAGTTTATGGTATCACCCCGGTTGTGGAAGAT ATATGGGTGTACGGCGATAGCTTCAAGTCGAAGCTAGTCGCAGTAGTCGTTCCAAATGAAGACAACACCATGAAATGGGGAAAGCAGAACGGCCATAAAGATTCCAGCTTTGTGGAGCTATGCTCTTTAAACCAGCTCAAAGATCACATCATCCTTGAGCTCAAATCGACAGCCGACAGAAACAAG CTGAGAGGTTTCGAGTACATCAAAGAAATAATAGTGGAACCTGAGCTCTTCGAATTGTCTGAAAAAGAATTGGTGACAGCAACACTGAAGAAGAGAAGAGACAGAATGCTTAAGAATTACAAG GCGGAAATCGATGGGCTCTATCAAATGCTGAACGGAGCTAAGTAG
- the LOC142529085 gene encoding putative boron transporter 2: MEETFVPFRGIKNDVQGRLLCYKQDWIGGFKAGFRVLAPTTYIFFASAIPVISFGEQLERNTDGILTAVQTLASTAFCGIIHSIIGGQPLLILGVAEPTVLMYTFMFNFAKQRPDLGRELFLAWTGWVCVWTAALLFLLAILGACSIINRFTRVAGELFGMLIAMLFMQQAVKGLVEEFRIPKREDSGLTEFIPSWRFANGMFALVLSFGLLLTALRSRKARSWRYGSGWLRSLVADYGVPLMVLVWTAVSYMPASTVPKGIPRRLMSPNPWSPGAYENWTVIKDMLNVPILYILGAFIPATMIAVLYYFDHSVASQLAQQKEFNLRKPSSFHYDLLLLGFLTLVCGLLGIPPSNGVIPQSPMHTKALATLKHQLLRNRLVSTARQSMKTNSSLGQLYGNMQEAYRQIQTPLIYQESSHRGLKELKESTVQLASSMGSFDAPVDETVFDVEKEIDDLLPVEVKEQRVSNLFQAILVGGCVAAMPALRMIPTSVLWGYFAFMAIESLPGNQFWERILLLFTAPSRRYKVLEDYHATFVETVPFKTIAAFTIFQTTYLLLCFGLTWVPIAGVLFPLLIMLLVPVRQYMLPKFFKCAHLQDLDAAEYEEAPAVPFNLAPEGEGRVSFAEGEEILDGIITRSRGEVRHIFSPKVTSSSATPGKEPTLAMQSPRGSTERVAYSSRVSELRGDHQLNIVGKGSSSPRSTGGDQVGPSNLGISPRSSITK, translated from the exons ATGGAAGAGACGTTTGTGCCGTTTCGTGGGATTAAGAATGATGTTCAAGGGAGGCTGCTCTGTTACAAGCAAGATTGGATTGGTGGATTCAAGGCTGGTTTCAG GGTGCTGGCTCCCACCACCTATATATTTTTTGCTTCGGCCATACCAGTGATTTCCTTTGGCGAACAACTTGAGAGGAATACAG ATGGGATTTTAACGGCAGTTCAAACTTTAGCATCCACTGCATTTTGTGGGATTATACACTCCATTATAGGAGGGCAACCGTTGCTAATTTTAGGAGTTGCTGAGCCTACTGTCTTAATGTACACCTTCATGTTCAACTTTGCCAAGCAAAGACCGGATTTGGGTCGTGAACTCTTTCTTGCATGGACTGGATG GGTTTGTGTTTGGACAGCAGCTTTGTTGTTTTTGCTGGCTATTTTAGGTGCGTGCTCCATTATTAATAGGTTCACCCGTGTGGCCGGAGAACTGTTCGGAATGCTTATTGCCATGCTTTTCATGCAGCAAGCcgtgaaa GGACTGGTGGAGGAGTTCCGCATACCAAAGAGGGAAGATTCTGGGCTTACAGAATTTATACCCTCATGGAGGTTTGCGAATGGCATGTTCGCCTTGGTTCTGTCATTTGGTCTGCTGCTGACTGCATTAAGAAGTCGAAAAGCAAGGTCATGGCGATATGGGTCAG GTTGGCTTCGGAGCCTTGTAGCGGATTATGGGGTGCCATTGATGGTATTGGTGTGGACAGCGGTATCCTACATGCCTGCTTCAACTGTACCGAAAGGGATTCCACGACGTCTCATGAGCCCAAATCCATGGTCACCGGGGGCATATGAGAACTGGACAGTGATTAAG GATATGCTGAACGTACCCATTCTCTACATACTTGGGGCTTTTATACCTGCAACAATGATCGCAGTACTATACTATTTTGACCACAGTGTAGCGTCTCAGCTGGCTCAACAGAAAGAGTTCAATTTGCGGAAACCGTCTTCTTTCCATTATGATTTACTGCTTCTTGGATTTCTG ACATTAGTGTGCGGTCTCCTTGGAATCCCACCATCAAATGGTGTAATCCCACAGTCCCCAATGCATACAAAAGCTCTGGCCACTCTTAAACATCAG TTGCTCAGGAATCGGCTTGTTTCTACGGCACGCCAAAGTATGAAAACAAACTCGAGCTTGGGACAGTTGTATGGGAACATGCAAGAAGCTTATCGACAAATACAGACTCCTCTCATCTATCAGGAGTCATCACATAGA GGGCTAAAGGAGTTGAAAGAATCAACTGTTCAGTTAGCGTCGAGCATGGGAAGCTTTGACGCTCCAGTGGATGAAACAGTTTTTGATGTTGAAAAGGAGATTGACGACTTACTGCCTGTCGAGGTGAAAGAACAGCGTGTGAGCAACTTGTTTCAAGCCATTTTGGTGGGAGGATGCGTTGCTGCCATGCCAGCCTTGAGAATGATCCCAACCTCTGTTCTCTGGGGGTATTTTGCTTTCATGGCCATCGAAAGCTTACCCGGTAACCAGTTCTGGGAAAGGATACTACTGCTTTTCACTGCGCCAAGCAGAAGATACAA AGTTTTGGAAGACTACCATGCCACCTTTGTGGAGACTGTGCCTTTCAAGACAATCGCAGCATTTACGATATTCCAGACAACATATTTGCTTCTTTGCTTTGGTCTTACATGGGTTCCGATTGCCGGAGTCCTATTCCCTCTTCTAATTATGCTTCTGGTACCCGTAAGACAATACATGCTACCAAAGTTTTTCAAATGTGCACATCTTCAAGATTTAGATGCTGCAGAATATGAAGAGGCACCGGCTGTACCATTCAACCTTGCACCG GAGGGAGAAGGGAGAGTTTCGTTTGCTGAAGGTGAGGAGATATTAGATGGAATTATTACAAGAAGTCGAGGTGAGGTAAGGCATATTTTCAGTCCAAAAGTGACGAGCTCATCAGCAACCCCTGGAAAAGAGCCTACACTTGCGATGCAGAGCCCACGCGGGTCAACCGAGAGAGTAGCATATAGTTCACGGGTTAGTGAACTAAGAGGAGATCACCAATTGAATATTGTTGGAAAAGGATCTTCTAGTCCAAGGAGTACTGGAGGAGATCAAGTTGGTCCATCTAATTTGGGGATTAGTCCTCGCAGCTCCATCACAAAATAG